A window of Pusillimonas sp. T7-7 contains these coding sequences:
- a CDS encoding DJ-1/PfpI family protein, translating into MNGKKILMLCGEFTEEYEIFVFQQGMEAVGHTVHVICPDKKAGEMIQTSLHDFEGHQTYIERFGHLAEINKTFSEVNLDEYDAVYCAGGRGPEYIRTDKRIQAMVRHFHETKKPIFTICHGVQILVAVDGVVRGKKVAALGACEPEVILAGGTYIDVKPHEAYVDGTMVSAKGWTGLAAFMRECMKVLGTKITHS; encoded by the coding sequence ATGAACGGCAAAAAAATCCTTATGCTTTGCGGTGAATTCACCGAAGAGTATGAGATCTTTGTTTTCCAGCAAGGAATGGAGGCGGTAGGCCATACCGTCCATGTCATCTGCCCCGATAAGAAGGCAGGCGAGATGATCCAGACGTCGCTGCATGATTTCGAGGGGCACCAGACCTATATCGAACGGTTTGGACACTTGGCCGAGATCAACAAGACTTTTTCCGAGGTGAACCTGGACGAATATGACGCGGTGTACTGCGCAGGCGGACGCGGGCCGGAATATATCCGCACCGACAAGCGGATTCAGGCCATGGTGCGACACTTCCACGAGACGAAAAAGCCCATCTTCACCATATGCCACGGCGTCCAGATCCTTGTCGCTGTAGATGGCGTGGTGCGCGGCAAGAAAGTGGCCGCCCTGGGCGCTTGCGAGCCCGAGGTCATACTGGCGGGTGGCACCTATATCGACGTGAAGCCGCACGAGGCCTATGTTGATGGCACCATGGTGTCGGCCAAGGGCTGGACCGGCCTGGCCGCTTTCATGCGTGAATGCATGAAAGTGCTGGGCACGAAGATCACGCATTCCTGA
- the yghU gene encoding glutathione-dependent disulfide-bond oxidoreductase: protein MTDTTEYVPPKVWTWDQESGGTFANINRPIAGATHDKELPVGKHPLQLYSLGTPNGQKVTIMLEELLALGYAGAEYDAWLIRISEGDQFSSGFVQVNPNSKIPALVDRSEPTPTRVFESGAILMYLAEKFGAFLPTDRLARAETLSWLFWQMGSAPFLGGGFGHFYAYAPTKQEYPINRYAMEVKRQLDVLDRRLSDNEFVAGADYTIADMAIWPWYGGLVKGWQYEAAEFLSVQDYKNVVRWADQVFARPAVARGRKVNRTSGTLSSQLHERHDASDFDTRTQDKLMGEENPAL from the coding sequence ATGACTGACACAACCGAATATGTACCCCCAAAAGTCTGGACGTGGGACCAGGAGAGCGGCGGCACCTTCGCGAATATCAACCGGCCCATCGCAGGCGCCACCCACGACAAGGAACTGCCCGTCGGCAAACATCCATTGCAACTCTATTCGCTTGGAACGCCGAACGGCCAGAAGGTCACCATTATGCTGGAAGAGCTGCTCGCGCTCGGCTATGCAGGGGCGGAGTATGACGCCTGGCTGATTAGAATCAGCGAAGGCGATCAATTCAGCTCCGGTTTCGTCCAGGTCAATCCTAACTCCAAAATTCCGGCGCTGGTAGATCGCAGCGAACCAACGCCAACCCGAGTCTTCGAATCTGGGGCTATCCTCATGTACCTTGCCGAAAAATTTGGCGCCTTCCTGCCGACAGATAGACTGGCACGCGCCGAGACGCTTTCGTGGCTGTTTTGGCAGATGGGGTCGGCGCCCTTTCTGGGCGGCGGATTCGGGCACTTTTATGCCTATGCACCAACCAAGCAGGAATACCCGATCAACCGCTACGCTATGGAAGTCAAGCGGCAGCTCGACGTGCTGGACCGCCGATTATCCGACAACGAGTTTGTGGCTGGTGCCGATTACACGATTGCGGATATGGCGATTTGGCCTTGGTACGGCGGCCTCGTGAAGGGCTGGCAGTACGAAGCGGCCGAATTCCTTTCGGTGCAAGACTATAAGAACGTGGTGCGCTGGGCCGATCAGGTCTTCGCCCGGCCAGCCGTCGCCCGGGGTCGCAAGGTCAACCGTACGAGCGGCACACTGTCGAGCCAGCTTCATGAGCGGCACGACGCCAGCGACTTCGATACAAGGACGCAGGACAAGCTTATGGGAGAAGAAAATCCGGCGCTTTGA
- a CDS encoding haloacid dehalogenase type II: MPDTQAIVFDLYGTLYDVHSVVQQCDAAYPGRGVDISTMWRQKQLEYTWLRSLMGQYISFEQATHDALVYTCNHLRLDLDETTCTVLCNAYLDLSPYPEVPAALQRLKDMGLPLAILSNGSAFSIDSVVKNSGLQEYFSHLLSVEPVRVFKPDPRVYMLACQALDLPPPRILFVSSNAWDASGARHFGFDVCWVNRRDNTFDELGMAPSYVLRGLDEVPGIVSTENWQ; encoded by the coding sequence ATGCCGGATACACAGGCTATTGTTTTTGATCTTTACGGCACGCTGTACGACGTCCATTCGGTCGTTCAACAGTGTGATGCTGCGTATCCCGGCCGAGGTGTTGATATCAGCACCATGTGGCGGCAGAAGCAGCTCGAATACACCTGGCTGCGCAGCTTGATGGGGCAATACATTTCGTTCGAGCAAGCGACCCATGACGCGCTCGTCTATACCTGCAATCACCTGAGGCTAGATCTCGACGAGACAACTTGCACTGTGTTGTGCAATGCTTATCTGGACCTGTCGCCGTACCCAGAGGTACCCGCTGCATTGCAGCGATTGAAAGACATGGGATTGCCGCTGGCCATCTTGTCTAATGGGTCGGCTTTCTCGATTGACAGTGTTGTGAAAAATTCTGGCTTGCAAGAATATTTCTCTCACCTGCTCAGTGTTGAGCCCGTTCGAGTATTCAAGCCCGATCCGCGCGTCTATATGCTCGCTTGCCAAGCGTTGGACCTACCGCCGCCCCGAATTCTCTTTGTCTCGTCGAACGCATGGGATGCGTCGGGAGCACGCCATTTCGGATTTGACGTTTGCTGGGTTAACCGTCGCGACAATACGTTTGACGAATTGGGCATGGCGCCATCATATGTGCTTCGAGGGTTGGATGAAGTACCTGGAATCGTGAGCACGGAGAACTGGCAATGA